Proteins from a genomic interval of Rubinisphaera italica:
- a CDS encoding DUF1559 family PulG-like putative transporter, producing MVPMQGHPHKNRKSRSQAGFTLVELLVVIAIIGTLVALLLPAVQRAREAARRTGCRNNLHQIVLAAHNYLDSHKSFPSGYIYVDPLDVDNNGVADIDNDGDGFIDGTSYPVGFGLTYSTVYPLQFQEPAIFNIESNPQYQVNNWYIENYWSWHALMMSEMDLKVSVGADTNIPKFNVAGAWYSNNLQAAKVDIPSYKCPSASLPSNRPQGFGFTTYKGNSGRNWAPGSTQAINGTPVNNGILYRNSSVSDRDIPDGMTTTLMVGDSLFGFWADGRSSCCAVVPGSGDSSTHQFDDVFGGGGSGPPVAVGSNPAFTFGSWHDGLVIFSMCDGSTRDISKVVSRAVLGNLATRNGGERISDF from the coding sequence ATGGTGCCGATGCAAGGTCACCCGCATAAAAACCGAAAGAGCAGAAGTCAGGCTGGCTTTACACTGGTGGAACTGCTGGTGGTTATCGCCATCATTGGGACCCTGGTCGCTCTGCTGTTACCAGCTGTTCAACGCGCCCGCGAAGCTGCGAGAAGAACCGGCTGCCGTAACAATTTGCACCAAATTGTACTCGCAGCTCACAACTATCTCGATTCTCACAAAAGCTTCCCCTCCGGCTACATTTACGTCGATCCACTAGACGTCGATAACAACGGAGTTGCTGATATCGATAACGACGGGGACGGATTCATTGATGGGACCTCATATCCAGTAGGGTTTGGGCTTACGTACAGTACCGTGTATCCACTTCAGTTCCAGGAACCCGCAATTTTTAATATCGAATCAAATCCACAATATCAGGTCAATAATTGGTATATCGAAAATTACTGGTCATGGCATGCTCTGATGATGTCTGAAATGGATCTGAAGGTTTCGGTTGGTGCAGATACCAACATTCCCAAGTTTAATGTCGCAGGGGCTTGGTACAGTAATAATCTGCAAGCGGCCAAAGTGGATATTCCCTCCTATAAATGCCCATCAGCATCATTACCAAGTAATCGTCCGCAGGGATTTGGATTTACAACCTACAAGGGGAATTCCGGTCGGAACTGGGCTCCAGGGTCTACTCAGGCTATAAATGGTACGCCGGTTAACAATGGAATTCTTTATCGTAACAGTTCAGTTTCTGACAGAGATATTCCCGATGGAATGACGACTACCTTAATGGTTGGTGACTCCTTATTCGGTTTCTGGGCTGACGGGCGATCTTCCTGTTGTGCAGTCGTTCCAGGCTCAGGAGATAGCTCAACTCATCAATTTGACGACGTCTTTGGAGGCGGAGGCAGTGGACCTCCTGTTGCAGTTGGTTCGAATCCCGCATTCACTTTCGGAAGTTGGCACGATGGGCTTGTCATCTTCTCAATGTGCGATGGTTCCACAAGAGACATTAGTAAAGTCGTTAGTCGGGCTGTCCTTGGAAATTTAGCGACACGTAACGGCGGAGAGCGAATTTCTGATTTCTAG
- the rpsU gene encoding 30S ribosomal protein S21 — translation MVKLRLREGEAVTDAVKRFRKLVEHSGIKKEMRRREYYEKPSETKRRARRRAERREQINLRAN, via the coding sequence GTGGTTAAATTGCGTCTACGTGAAGGGGAAGCGGTGACCGATGCGGTCAAGCGTTTCCGTAAGCTCGTCGAGCATAGCGGCATCAAAAAAGAAATGCGCCGTCGTGAATATTATGAAAAACCGAGCGAAACCAAACGACGCGCCCGCAGACGTGCAGAACGTCGCGAGCAAATTAACCTACGTGCAAATTAA
- a CDS encoding tetratricopeptide repeat protein translates to MIACLHRLGLIAGTVLSTAALFSLCGCMRTSGFVMNESGQGYYEVGNYAMAQHEFRKAVMDDPTNPHYQYNLAAAMQKQGNTAQAEQVYHQALNLNPSHQPSYHGLASLMVDEGRTEEAEQLLTAWAGSQPYLAESHVELAWLQQKNGDTQGAEQSLQQALRVNPRNEYAIAQLGQVYEEQGRTNDAVAMYERALFVSPGKHQVQSKLASARQRQYSSPTSAAPTMLAGSPNMTPNNQGQIMQAGWSNPQMPQFTQTYPQMRQPQFSTVQYVQPNMNQPQFAAPQISQQYQPQTYPMVQTPVQYPYQHHQVAHSQWTPQNQAQPQYSQPMLGHIPNPSMTQGWAPAPRIATNPHYQSSIPGYQPGMPNMQLDQQGPGYHSSMPYQPSQSYIPQQSFQPMSSHHGPQAHAEWMPQMSQNVPHLQAF, encoded by the coding sequence ATGATTGCTTGTCTTCATCGACTTGGACTTATCGCCGGAACGGTGCTGTCAACAGCCGCACTTTTCAGTTTGTGTGGCTGCATGCGAACATCAGGTTTTGTGATGAATGAGTCTGGTCAAGGTTATTACGAAGTTGGCAACTACGCGATGGCTCAACATGAGTTTCGTAAAGCTGTCATGGACGACCCAACCAATCCTCATTACCAATACAATTTGGCAGCTGCCATGCAGAAGCAAGGAAATACTGCTCAAGCCGAGCAGGTTTATCATCAGGCGCTGAATCTTAATCCTTCACACCAGCCTTCCTATCACGGGCTGGCCTCGTTGATGGTGGATGAAGGACGAACTGAAGAAGCCGAACAGCTTTTGACTGCCTGGGCAGGTTCTCAGCCTTATCTGGCCGAATCGCACGTGGAACTGGCCTGGCTTCAGCAGAAAAATGGCGATACTCAAGGAGCCGAGCAGTCGTTGCAGCAGGCATTGAGAGTGAACCCACGCAATGAATATGCAATTGCTCAACTGGGGCAAGTTTATGAGGAGCAGGGGCGTACAAACGATGCGGTTGCCATGTACGAACGAGCTTTGTTTGTTTCTCCCGGAAAGCACCAGGTGCAATCGAAACTTGCCTCTGCTCGTCAGCGGCAATATTCCAGTCCGACCTCTGCTGCCCCCACAATGCTGGCAGGTTCTCCCAATATGACGCCTAACAATCAGGGTCAGATCATGCAGGCTGGTTGGTCAAATCCGCAGATGCCGCAGTTCACGCAGACTTATCCACAGATGAGACAGCCACAATTCTCAACTGTTCAATACGTACAACCAAACATGAATCAGCCGCAATTTGCTGCCCCTCAAATCAGTCAGCAGTACCAGCCCCAAACATATCCAATGGTTCAGACTCCCGTTCAATACCCTTATCAGCACCATCAGGTGGCCCATTCTCAATGGACACCACAGAATCAGGCTCAACCTCAATACTCACAACCAATGCTGGGGCATATTCCGAATCCCTCAATGACACAAGGTTGGGCTCCGGCTCCACGGATTGCCACCAACCCGCATTATCAGTCCAGCATTCCTGGGTATCAGCCAGGTATGCCTAATATGCAGCTGGATCAGCAAGGCCCCGGGTATCACTCATCGATGCCTTATCAGCCTTCACAAAGCTATATTCCGCAGCAGAGTTTCCAGCCAATGAGCAGCCATCATGGACCACAGGCTCACGCGGAATGGATGCCACAAATGTCTCAGAATGTTCCCCATCTCCAGGCGTTTTGA